A single Ktedonobacteraceae bacterium DNA region contains:
- a CDS encoding TetR/AcrR family transcriptional regulator → MASTRDQIIETTCTLLEAQGYHATGLNQIIAESGSPKGSLYYYFPKGKEELTAAAIERSGRIVEQNIRAGLASIKDSAEAISNFVRSIARGVELSNFSAGGPLTSVALETVNSSERLNLACREAYGWLRDAFAEKLVAGGFTPERAAALATFVVSAIEGGIILSRTNHSGDPLRQVAAELGNYLQVASKD, encoded by the coding sequence ATGGCTTCGACACGCGACCAGATTATTGAAACGACGTGTACGCTGCTGGAGGCGCAGGGTTATCACGCGACCGGCCTCAACCAGATCATCGCCGAGAGCGGTTCGCCCAAAGGCTCGTTATACTATTACTTTCCAAAGGGCAAGGAGGAGTTGACCGCCGCGGCAATTGAACGATCAGGCAGAATTGTCGAACAAAATATTCGTGCCGGCCTGGCAAGCATCAAGGACTCGGCGGAAGCCATCTCAAACTTCGTGCGCTCGATTGCTCGGGGCGTTGAACTATCGAATTTCAGCGCGGGCGGCCCGTTGACTTCGGTTGCCCTGGAAACCGTCAATTCGAGCGAGCGCCTGAATCTGGCCTGTCGTGAGGCATATGGCTGGCTGCGTGATGCCTTCGCGGAGAAACTGGTCGCGGGCGGCTTTACTCCCGAACGGGCGGCTGCACTGGCAACATTTGTTGTATCCGCTATCGAAGGAGGCATCATCTTGAGCCGTACAAACCATAGCGGAGACCCGCTGCGGCAGGTCGCTGCTGAGCTTGGAAACTACCTGCAAGTGGCCTCAAAGGATTGA
- a CDS encoding methionyl-tRNA formyltransferase — MSQSSLPSMRVVLFSNQPPPLVNAIVEVLEAMGQQLLLVVTTPGPSSRPNENYHRIVANIRRDLDVLVTNHISRLPAMLRGLEPDVIFSAGFPWKLPPALLEVPRLGCINAHPALLPKYRGPEPVFWQIMNGEPQIGITIHRMDAQFDTGPILVQRAMDISEDDDIDSVFAKLPTLGGLLLPEAFAAVAAGIPGTPQPVEGSYAPMLTEAERLLDWNRSAVQLRNQVRAWGSQGALARIDGKAYLVRRARVVPTASPGQPGTVLERSNERMLVQTGQDALLIEDFREA, encoded by the coding sequence ATGTCGCAATCCTCTCTACCATCCATGCGCGTCGTTCTTTTCTCAAACCAGCCACCGCCGCTCGTCAATGCTATAGTGGAAGTTCTGGAAGCTATGGGCCAGCAACTATTACTGGTCGTCACCACTCCGGGACCGAGCAGCCGGCCAAATGAAAACTATCACCGCATCGTCGCCAATATCCGTCGCGACCTGGACGTGCTGGTCACCAATCATATATCGCGCTTGCCTGCTATGCTGCGCGGGCTGGAACCTGATGTGATCTTTTCGGCAGGCTTCCCATGGAAATTACCTCCCGCATTGTTGGAAGTCCCACGCCTGGGCTGCATAAACGCGCACCCTGCACTGCTGCCGAAGTATCGCGGCCCCGAACCGGTTTTCTGGCAAATCATGAACGGCGAACCGCAAATCGGCATAACGATCCACCGCATGGACGCCCAGTTCGATACCGGCCCAATTCTGGTACAACGAGCGATGGACATTTCTGAAGACGACGACATTGACAGCGTTTTCGCTAAATTGCCAACATTGGGCGGGCTGCTGCTTCCCGAGGCATTTGCGGCTGTAGCAGCGGGCATTCCAGGTACGCCGCAGCCTGTCGAGGGCAGCTATGCTCCCATGCTTACCGAGGCCGAGCGTTTGCTAGACTGGAACCGCTCAGCAGTGCAGCTACGCAACCAGGTACGCGCCTGGGGCAGCCAGGGAGCGCTTGCCAGGATTGATGGCAAAGCATATCTCGTGCGACGCGCCCGCGTGGTTCCCACTGCTTCTCCAGGACAGCCCGGCACTGTGCTTGAACGCTCCAATGAGAGAATGCTTGTTCAGACAGGGCAGGACGCCTTGTTGATCGAGGATTTCAGAGAGGCATAG
- a CDS encoding MFS transporter — protein MATRILDHDTVPLSLLDELGVRPNVASPAKQSRSITATLMFLIGCVMLMMTGFAVIIPVFPQRLQALGLGSEMLALMEGAFGLGMFLFSTPMGTWSGRVGRKPILFISLAGFIVTNLLLAFVNVPLLFIPIRFVEGMLLSGLIPAAMSMVGDTVPLAKQGRWIGFLTTAQAVGFALGPGIGGFLYQTLGFRSPFLLSAGIALAASLLAIFMVPETLPEHVRVEAKLRQIGRGPKAQKAKEWRMTRLIWLVAPFLVIDFGMIFTYPFVFPQFPFFFGKVLHYSPAQYGMLFSVYGMALAIFPLVLGRLSETMPKKPLIVTGSLLFSALLVFMLVAPHYPLLIAGAALAGLGSAFVEPAMGSIYLSATTDENRGQIMGIRGSAISLAIMLGPLTQALVGLWITPQITFATGIALSLMMALVAFLLLKNPGRAERA, from the coding sequence ATGGCTACGAGAATCCTCGATCATGATACCGTTCCTCTCTCTCTGTTAGATGAATTGGGTGTAAGACCCAACGTGGCTTCTCCTGCGAAGCAATCGCGTTCAATCACCGCCACCCTGATGTTCCTGATCGGTTGCGTCATGCTGATGATGACCGGCTTTGCCGTGATCATTCCTGTTTTCCCGCAGCGCTTGCAAGCCCTGGGACTGGGTTCTGAAATGCTGGCATTGATGGAGGGAGCTTTTGGATTAGGGATGTTCCTCTTCAGCACGCCAATGGGAACATGGTCTGGTCGCGTTGGTCGCAAACCGATCCTTTTCATCTCGCTGGCCGGTTTTATCGTCACCAACCTGCTGCTGGCATTCGTGAATGTGCCGCTGCTATTCATTCCCATACGCTTTGTTGAGGGTATGTTGCTTTCTGGCTTGATACCTGCCGCGATGTCGATGGTGGGCGATACGGTTCCGCTTGCGAAACAGGGGCGCTGGATAGGTTTTCTCACGACGGCGCAGGCAGTTGGGTTTGCGCTGGGCCCTGGCATTGGAGGCTTCCTGTATCAAACGCTGGGCTTCAGGAGTCCGTTCCTGCTCTCAGCCGGTATCGCCCTGGCGGCTTCCCTGCTGGCCATCTTCATGGTGCCAGAAACCCTGCCGGAACATGTGCGAGTTGAGGCGAAACTGCGACAAATCGGGCGCGGGCCAAAAGCTCAGAAGGCGAAGGAATGGCGTATGACTCGCCTGATCTGGCTCGTAGCTCCATTCCTGGTGATCGATTTCGGGATGATCTTTACCTACCCGTTCGTGTTCCCGCAGTTTCCTTTCTTCTTTGGAAAGGTGCTGCACTACAGCCCGGCGCAATATGGCATGTTGTTTAGCGTCTATGGCATGGCGCTGGCCATCTTCCCACTCGTGCTGGGGAGGCTCTCAGAGACTATGCCGAAAAAGCCGCTCATCGTCACCGGTAGCCTGCTCTTCAGCGCCTTACTGGTATTCATGTTAGTGGCTCCCCACTATCCGCTTTTGATAGCGGGCGCGGCGCTGGCGGGACTGGGTAGCGCCTTCGTCGAACCGGCCATGGGCAGCATCTACCTGAGCGCCACCACCGACGAAAATCGCGGTCAGATCATGGGCATACGTGGATCGGCCATCTCGCTCGCCATCATGCTCGGCCCGCTCACTCAGGCGCTCGTTGGCCTCTGGATCACGCCACAGATCACCTTTGCTACCGGCATCGCTCTGTCGTTAATGATGGCTCTGGTAGCCTTCCTCCTGTTGAAGAATCCTGGCCGGGCAGAACGCGCCTGA
- a CDS encoding helix-turn-helix domain-containing protein, whose product MKHTRQKRSACPINFALETFGDPWSLLIIRDIVYFGKKTYGEFLASEEGMATNILASRLAHLEQQGILMKKPSEKDKRKDEYVLTEKGLDLIPVLVEMANWSAEYDPHTGAPPSWIALMKADRENMIRRIRETVQSGGSVFVGEKSLLSQLV is encoded by the coding sequence ATGAAACACACGCGCCAGAAACGCTCGGCCTGTCCGATCAACTTTGCCTTAGAGACATTTGGCGATCCGTGGTCGCTGTTGATCATTCGTGATATCGTCTACTTTGGGAAGAAAACCTATGGGGAGTTTTTGGCCTCGGAAGAAGGGATGGCGACCAATATCCTTGCCAGCCGTCTCGCTCACCTGGAACAACAGGGCATTCTGATGAAAAAGCCGTCTGAGAAAGATAAGCGCAAAGATGAGTATGTCCTGACGGAAAAAGGCCTTGATCTCATTCCCGTCCTGGTGGAAATGGCGAACTGGAGCGCCGAATATGATCCGCACACCGGCGCCCCTCCCTCCTGGATTGCCCTGATGAAGGCCGATAGGGAGAACATGATCCGGCGCATTCGTGAGACGGTACAAAGCGGCGGCTCTGTTTTTGTCGGCGAGAAGAGTCTTCTAAGTCAACTGGTCTAG
- a CDS encoding ATP-binding cassette domain-containing protein — protein sequence MFQLFYLLPAMTALENVMAPLLPYRRKLDSDLRQRAQALLESVGLGGRLNHPPARLSGGEQQRVAIARALINRPKLVLADEPTGNLDPATGAEVLKIFRDMQRTGGQTLIMVTHEEQLAALADERLQLAQLHHKEQEKKL from the coding sequence GTGTTCCAGCTCTTTTACCTGTTGCCTGCCATGACCGCCTTAGAGAATGTGATGGCGCCGTTGTTGCCCTATCGTCGCAAGCTGGACTCTGATCTGAGGCAGCGCGCGCAAGCGCTCCTGGAGAGCGTTGGGCTGGGAGGCCGCCTGAATCATCCACCAGCGCGGCTCTCAGGGGGAGAACAACAGCGGGTGGCGATTGCCCGCGCCCTCATCAATCGGCCAAAACTTGTCCTGGCGGATGAGCCGACAGGCAATCTCGACCCGGCGACCGGTGCAGAGGTGCTGAAGATCTTCCGCGACATGCAGCGTACTGGCGGTCAGACACTAATTATGGTGACACATGAGGAACAGCTTGCGGCACTGGCAGATGAGCGTTTGCAACTGGCACAATTGCATCACAAGGAGCAAGAGAAAAAGCTGTAG
- a CDS encoding ATP-binding cassette domain-containing protein, translating to MGTEQQETMLRVEYLNKAYALPNGRLQVLRDIQFRVRRGEFLAITGPSGSGKTTLLSLLGALDRPESGEIWLDSIADQQQRISGGNRWDLCSSSFTCCLP from the coding sequence ATGGGTACAGAACAGCAAGAGACGATGTTACGGGTAGAGTACCTGAACAAAGCCTATGCTCTGCCGAATGGCAGGCTTCAGGTGCTCCGGGATATTCAGTTCCGGGTGCGGCGTGGCGAATTTCTCGCCATCACCGGCCCATCGGGGTCTGGGAAGACGACCCTCCTCTCGTTGCTGGGCGCGCTAGATCGGCCAGAAAGTGGGGAGATCTGGCTCGACAGCATCGCGGACCAGCAGCAGCGGATTTCAGGCGGCAACAGGTGGGATTTGTGTTCCAGCTCTTTTACCTGTTGCCTGCCATGA
- a CDS encoding ABC transporter permease, whose protein sequence is MWSYIFALFRRQPGKSVLAGSGFLLAACALILLSATTQTTVVRANQIISQNWRPSYDLVVLPPQAHLPSSGVIPSDFLEGYDGGINLAQYQQIKNIPGIAVAAPIAFVGYVQMPVPQVVFSTQALPDGFYQLAWTLTAFNGQHQIVERSERTFFYHLSACDTDPNQLNLTVIGDELNKQGILLDCTSTSVPYSQFSTVDTGTFLLAAIDPTAENQLVHLDTSITDGRMLTPQDTIHPNPNLAIGTIGICQPDQPQLPSSACWIPNLDIPVLFQTQLPGQITLQGSFVRLASGGLSPQTVVDHGGATYLAHLPQQETLYQGNVPLVQNDPQRFSVHQLVWDGQSWQPFGSGGDPTSASLKFLYAASGLTYRPTTAPAGQSGPAYTLVPSGIQGPEAAFRTLDPLHIAEVSRPSEPYYTLDAYSLPSAFYFFDPVGTFSGGTLSAEFSNPLNWLPENTYTSPPTVLRYDAQGHPLTPTPLLPTTNHAGFLLQPPLAVTTLSAAAQLRGNNIISAIRVRVSGVSAADPASWQRVRQVAALIEQRTHLHVLVTLGSSPRPTLVYVPGVEPGQLGATQSIAPLGWVEERWISIGASILYLSQVGTTQLLLLGAVLLVCLSYLVVAFSALLAAERREFAILSALGWPPWHPARLLLTQALLLGLGGGIIGLLVAVLVTALLGSVLLWPVVIGTVPAMLVLALLAALYPLWQLWHLEPVELLRAGASNAATRGRSRRGFWSRVFPLVALAVRNLARARLRTVMVMVSLFFSAMLLVIMVSGTLTLQQTLQGTLLGQFVLLQTAAPQLAGCVFAVVLSFLNVADLLLLQVQERQQEIGLLQAVGWRAGMVQRLFVREGVILALMSTLPGVLVAQGILSLQHAAQSGLLVLLVNLGAVLLLSLTAILAALPALRAMGRMQVVDILRAG, encoded by the coding sequence ATGTGGTCATATATTTTTGCACTGTTCCGGCGACAACCTGGCAAAAGTGTCCTGGCGGGCAGCGGGTTTCTGCTGGCCGCCTGTGCCCTGATTCTTCTGAGCGCCACGACACAAACAACGGTGGTACGAGCCAACCAGATTATCAGCCAGAATTGGCGCCCGAGCTATGATCTGGTCGTACTCCCTCCACAGGCGCATCTTCCATCATCAGGCGTGATCCCAAGTGATTTCCTGGAAGGATACGATGGAGGCATCAATCTCGCCCAGTACCAGCAGATCAAAAATATACCCGGCATCGCGGTCGCAGCGCCCATAGCATTTGTGGGCTATGTCCAGATGCCTGTCCCGCAAGTGGTCTTCTCGACACAAGCCCTACCGGATGGGTTTTATCAGTTAGCCTGGACCTTGACGGCCTTCAATGGACAGCACCAGATCGTGGAGCGCAGCGAGCGCACGTTCTTCTATCATCTCTCCGCTTGCGACACCGACCCGAATCAGTTGAATTTGACAGTCATCGGAGATGAACTGAATAAGCAAGGCATCCTGCTAGATTGCACCTCGACAAGCGTTCCGTACTCGCAATTCAGCACCGTCGATACCGGAACCTTTCTGCTGGCGGCGATTGACCCGACAGCAGAGAATCAACTGGTTCACCTCGACACCAGTATAACCGACGGACGGATGCTCACGCCTCAGGATACCATTCATCCCAATCCCAATCTAGCCATTGGTACCATCGGGATCTGTCAACCGGACCAGCCACAGCTTCCCTCTTCCGCGTGTTGGATACCCAACCTGGACATCCCGGTCCTCTTTCAGACACAACTCCCCGGTCAGATCACTCTCCAGGGGTCATTTGTCCGCCTTGCGAGCGGGGGGCTTTCCCCTCAAACGGTGGTTGATCACGGGGGCGCAACCTACCTGGCGCACCTGCCTCAACAAGAGACCCTCTACCAGGGCAACGTTCCCCTGGTGCAGAATGACCCGCAGCGCTTTTCTGTCCATCAACTCGTCTGGGATGGGCAGAGTTGGCAGCCGTTCGGGAGCGGTGGCGACCCGACCTCAGCTTCCTTGAAATTCCTGTACGCTGCCTCCGGTCTTACCTACCGGCCAACCACCGCACCTGCTGGACAAAGCGGCCCGGCGTATACCCTCGTCCCCAGTGGTATCCAGGGACCGGAAGCGGCCTTTCGCACTCTGGATCCCCTGCACATCGCTGAAGTGAGCAGACCGAGCGAGCCCTATTATACGCTCGATGCCTATTCGCTTCCCAGTGCGTTCTACTTTTTTGATCCGGTGGGAACCTTCAGCGGCGGGACTCTGAGTGCTGAGTTCAGCAATCCGCTGAACTGGTTGCCGGAGAATACCTATACCTCACCGCCGACGGTGCTGCGCTATGATGCCCAGGGTCATCCGCTGACGCCAACACCTCTGCTGCCGACCACCAACCATGCCGGGTTTCTCCTCCAGCCGCCACTCGCGGTCACCACCTTGAGTGCTGCAGCACAGTTGCGTGGGAATAACATCATCAGCGCTATCCGCGTGCGGGTCAGCGGGGTCAGTGCTGCCGATCCGGCAAGTTGGCAGCGCGTCCGGCAGGTCGCTGCGTTGATCGAGCAGCGCACACATCTGCACGTCCTGGTGACGTTGGGATCATCACCGAGACCGACGCTGGTCTATGTACCGGGAGTCGAGCCTGGGCAGTTGGGCGCGACTCAGAGTATTGCTCCGCTCGGCTGGGTGGAAGAGCGCTGGATTAGCATTGGAGCTTCCATTCTCTATCTCAGCCAGGTCGGGACGACGCAACTCCTGTTGTTAGGAGCCGTGCTGTTGGTGTGCCTGAGCTATCTGGTCGTCGCTTTCAGTGCGCTCCTCGCCGCCGAGCGCCGGGAGTTCGCCATCCTCAGCGCACTGGGCTGGCCGCCCTGGCATCCGGCACGGCTCCTGCTCACGCAAGCGCTGCTGCTAGGGTTGGGAGGAGGCATCATAGGCCTCCTGGTGGCAGTGCTCGTCACCGCCCTGCTCGGAAGCGTCCTGCTCTGGCCAGTAGTCATCGGGACGGTGCCGGCGATGCTCGTGCTGGCGCTGCTTGCTGCACTGTATCCCCTCTGGCAGCTCTGGCATCTTGAGCCGGTGGAACTCTTGCGGGCGGGCGCATCGAATGCAGCGACAAGAGGGAGAAGTCGGCGAGGCTTTTGGTCACGAGTCTTTCCCCTGGTGGCCCTGGCGGTGCGCAACCTGGCACGTGCGCGCCTCCGCACTGTGATGGTAATGGTGAGCCTGTTCTTCTCTGCGATGCTGTTGGTCATCATGGTCAGCGGCACGCTGACGCTGCAACAGACCCTGCAAGGTACTCTGTTAGGGCAGTTCGTACTGCTACAGACGGCAGCGCCGCAACTCGCCGGGTGCGTGTTTGCCGTTGTACTCTCGTTCCTGAATGTGGCGGACCTGTTGCTGCTTCAGGTGCAGGAACGGCAGCAAGAGATCGGACTATTGCAGGCGGTGGGATGGCGAGCAGGCATGGTGCAGAGGCTGTTCGTTCGCGAGGGAGTCATACTAGCGCTGATGAGTACCCTTCCTGGCGTGCTGGTCGCCCAGGGGATACTCAGCCTCCAGCACGCGGCACAGAGCGGTCTGTTGGTGCTCCTGGTGAATCTTGGCGCGGTTTTGCTGCTCTCGCTGACGGCCATCCTGGCGGCTCTCCCTGCCCTACGCGCTATGGGCAGGATGCAGGTCGTTGACATACTCCGAGCTGGATGA
- the lepB gene encoding signal peptidase I, with product MISFVLVCCACLLVLSLALVLTRTCILVITVSTQSMAPALEAGDRVIVLRKFLVPHLRKGQIVILTLPHKSERNTKNSKPLLYIKRIVALGGETFEDTHISAYRRTIDTELDQRQCTWHIPSGFLFVCGDNQNGSIDSRIWGPLPLKSVQGIVLLKLARKASQPTITTVRRGLALGQLAPAFSAPSLSGEMITLHHYRGQKLLLLFIAAHKLCRAHLPFYLSRLAHAMATGLTVVCVSADELEKTRAFREELHLTVPILVAPREQNAFLDDYQVSPTPAYCLLDEQGTVLAAGSPSEYDRSWQQLLRYEQAGQLQQDTSPR from the coding sequence ATGATATCTTTCGTACTCGTTTGCTGTGCTTGTCTATTGGTCTTGTCACTCGCCCTGGTGCTAACTCGCACCTGTATACTGGTGATCACCGTGAGCACCCAGAGTATGGCTCCTGCATTAGAAGCAGGCGATCGTGTAATCGTCTTGCGCAAATTTTTAGTTCCTCATTTACGCAAAGGCCAGATAGTTATTTTAACTCTTCCTCATAAATCTGAAAGAAACACCAAAAACTCGAAGCCACTCCTCTACATAAAACGCATTGTAGCACTTGGAGGTGAAACATTTGAAGACACGCATATCAGCGCATATAGAAGGACCATTGATACGGAGTTAGATCAGAGGCAATGTACCTGGCATATTCCCTCAGGCTTCCTTTTCGTATGTGGTGACAATCAAAACGGAAGCATCGATTCCCGCATCTGGGGCCCTTTACCCCTGAAAAGTGTACAAGGGATCGTCTTGCTCAAGCTTGCACGAAAAGCATCACAGCCTACCATTACGACTGTACGGCGAGGATTGGCGCTAGGACAGCTAGCTCCGGCTTTCTCGGCCCCCTCTCTCAGCGGGGAAATGATCACGCTGCATCACTATCGCGGACAAAAACTACTTCTCCTCTTTATTGCCGCGCACAAGCTGTGCCGTGCTCACCTCCCCTTCTATCTAAGCCGACTTGCTCATGCTATGGCGACAGGACTGACAGTTGTCTGTGTGAGTGCTGATGAACTGGAGAAAACCCGTGCTTTCAGAGAGGAGTTACACCTCACTGTGCCGATCCTGGTCGCGCCGCGCGAGCAGAATGCATTCCTCGATGACTATCAGGTGTCCCCGACACCTGCATACTGCTTGCTAGATGAGCAAGGGACAGTCCTGGCTGCAGGTTCTCCAAGTGAATACGATCGCTCATGGCAGCAACTGCTCCGATACGAACAAGCAGGACAACTTCAGCAAGATACTTCTCCACGCTGA
- a CDS encoding TlpA disulfide reductase family protein, translating into MPTGFLISLILLWIVVLLNLLLTLAIIRRLNISSRQTGLQHGQMAPDFTAQTLSGESVKFQDYAGHPTAFVFISTRCSHCEKLLPELEALGPQAIRAGVNLVLVCDNQREEIQGYARKNNIHLPMLIAPRSENPFFQNYQVKGTPFYCYIDNQGKVQSAGHPNMAGGEWKALSNNWVKKAISV; encoded by the coding sequence ATGCCAACGGGATTTCTGATCAGCCTGATCCTTTTATGGATCGTCGTCTTATTGAATCTACTCCTGACGCTCGCCATCATCCGTCGATTAAACATTAGTTCGCGGCAGACAGGTTTGCAGCATGGACAGATGGCCCCAGACTTTACCGCCCAAACGCTCTCTGGAGAAAGCGTGAAATTCCAGGATTACGCAGGACACCCAACAGCCTTCGTCTTTATTTCCACACGTTGCAGCCATTGCGAGAAACTCTTACCCGAACTGGAAGCGCTCGGCCCTCAGGCGATACGTGCAGGTGTTAATCTGGTGCTTGTGTGTGACAATCAGCGTGAGGAAATTCAGGGCTACGCCAGGAAGAACAATATCCATCTCCCTATGTTGATAGCGCCACGCAGCGAGAATCCTTTTTTCCAGAATTATCAGGTCAAGGGCACTCCTTTTTACTGCTATATCGATAACCAAGGCAAGGTGCAGTCAGCAGGTCACCCAAATATGGCGGGAGGAGAATGGAAGGCACTATCCAATAACTGGGTAAAAAAAGCTATCTCTGTATGA
- a CDS encoding MauE/DoxX family redox-associated membrane protein, whose protein sequence is MIWSYVLAFCRVAIGLVFLFSGMGKLRDLSQFQRTITNFRLLPAQMSYPTSLLFVSAEVAVVLLIALGGKFLLPGFLLALLLLLIFVGAIISVITRQIQTPCNCFGSNEKPVTQADIWRDTAFLLCAFGGSVLTLGRIGLEQLELLMWLLIGGMAIIFVLTVGFLDDIVQLFR, encoded by the coding sequence ATGATCTGGTCGTATGTCCTCGCGTTCTGTAGAGTTGCTATCGGGTTAGTATTCCTCTTTTCTGGCATGGGCAAATTGCGCGACCTCTCACAGTTCCAGCGGACGATTACTAATTTCCGCCTCTTGCCTGCGCAAATGAGTTATCCTACCTCGCTCCTCTTTGTGAGCGCGGAAGTTGCTGTCGTCCTCCTGATTGCTCTTGGAGGGAAGTTCCTCCTTCCAGGCTTTCTGCTTGCACTCCTCCTTTTGCTCATATTTGTTGGTGCGATCATTTCTGTCATCACGCGCCAGATTCAAACTCCCTGTAACTGTTTTGGAAGCAACGAAAAGCCGGTGACACAAGCAGATATCTGGCGGGACACAGCCTTCCTACTCTGTGCTTTTGGTGGGAGTGTCTTGACTCTTGGTCGAATAGGCTTGGAACAACTAGAGCTGCTCATGTGGCTCCTGATCGGCGGGATGGCGATCATTTTTGTGCTGACAGTTGGCTTTTTAGATGACATCGTTCAACTCTTCCGCTAA
- a CDS encoding tyrosine-type recombinase/integrase: protein MKRAAQPALSDAGEHVLTHYEQRLRVEEDLSVPTIRNYLSDLRQFAAWCEGTWQQGREDAASFLPAAVTTPILTDYRLYLQQTLQLKPNSVDRSLISLKRYFAWLVTTGQLSYDPARVVKLVGEEVTPPRHLDDQEEQALVAAVMETGSARDRAILVLMLHTGLRAREVCHLTRAHIRLGKRSGMLVVHGKRNKYRENPLNATARAALQAYDPVLGNPLSHDATPLFLSEKRHARLTERGLGYLVKKYAERAKLSDVSPHDLRHRFGYRMATAVPLHRLAQLMGHDSLDTTMIYVQATRHDLQKEVEKIAWI from the coding sequence ATGAAACGAGCCGCACAGCCAGCGCTCTCAGATGCTGGTGAGCATGTCCTCACGCACTATGAGCAACGGCTCCGCGTCGAAGAAGACCTGTCGGTTCCCACCATTCGGAACTACCTCAGCGATCTTCGTCAGTTTGCGGCATGGTGCGAAGGAACCTGGCAGCAGGGGCGTGAGGATGCTGCATCCTTTCTCCCCGCAGCAGTCACGACGCCCATCCTCACCGATTATCGGCTGTACCTGCAACAGACCCTCCAGCTCAAGCCAAACTCGGTCGACCGGTCGCTCATCAGCCTCAAGCGCTATTTTGCGTGGTTAGTCACGACCGGGCAACTCAGCTATGACCCGGCCAGGGTGGTCAAGCTGGTGGGAGAGGAAGTCACCCCGCCACGTCATCTCGACGACCAGGAGGAACAGGCGTTGGTTGCGGCAGTGATGGAGACGGGAAGTGCGCGAGACCGAGCCATTCTTGTACTTATGCTGCATACCGGTCTGCGCGCACGAGAAGTCTGCCATTTGACCCGCGCACACATCCGGCTGGGCAAGCGGAGCGGAATGCTCGTCGTACATGGCAAGCGCAACAAGTATCGGGAAAATCCCCTCAATGCGACCGCGCGTGCTGCCCTCCAGGCGTATGATCCGGTCTTGGGCAATCCACTCTCACATGATGCGACCCCGCTGTTTCTCTCGGAGAAGCGCCATGCGCGCCTGACGGAACGAGGATTGGGCTATCTCGTCAAAAAATATGCGGAGCGAGCGAAGCTCTCTGATGTGAGTCCCCATGATCTGCGCCACCGCTTTGGCTACCGCATGGCGACAGCTGTCCCGCTCCACCGCCTCGCCCAACTCATGGGGCATGACTCGCTGGATACCACGATGATCTATGTGCAAGCCACGCGACACGATCTGCAGAAAGAGGTAGAGAAGATCGCATGGATATAA